In Quercus lobata isolate SW786 chromosome 12, ValleyOak3.0 Primary Assembly, whole genome shotgun sequence, a genomic segment contains:
- the LOC115970962 gene encoding protein DETOXIFICATION 56-like, with the protein MSTATNLEENPSKKTFQTPSSPPPLTQKWPASLSKIMLSELKAQRGIAVPLVAMNLSWFAKIAITTAFLGRLGELKLAGGALGFTFANVTGFSVLNGLCGAMEPICGQAYGAKNFKLLHKTLLMAIFLLLLTTLPITFLWLNVDKILIYFGQQKDISIVAKTYLFYLLPDLVITSFLCPLKAYLSSQSITVPIMFSSALALAVHIPINIFLAKVKGLEGVSMAIWITDLMVVILLALYVFVMENSRERGWKEGGWCEQSISDWLRLIKLCGPCCLTACLEWWCYEILVLLTGRLGNAKQAVGVLAIVLNFDYLLYSVMLSLATCASTRVSNELGANHAGPAYQSAYVSLGVSIVAGCIGGAVMVAARGIWGPLFSHDKGTIRCVKKMMLLMALVEVVNFPLAVCGGIVRGTARPWLGMYANLGGFYLLALPLGVLLAFKAALGLGGLLIGFFLGMVACLVLLLVFVIRIDWDEEAGKAQLLARDVDIVKEDENHSIVETGKTAQV; encoded by the coding sequence ATGTCTACTGCCACAAACCTTGAAGAGAACCCAAGTAAGAAAACCTTTCAAACACCTTCATCTCCCCCACCTCTAACTCAAAAATGGCCTGCTAGCTTATCAAAGATTATGCTTTCGGAGCTAAAAGCGCAAAGGGGAATTGCTGTTCCATTGGTAGCAATGAATTTGTCATGGTTTGCAAAGATAGCAATCACAACAGCGTTTTTAGGCAGGCTTGGGGAGCTCAAATTGGCAGGAGGTGCACTTGGGTTCACGTTTGCGAATGTCACAGGCTTCTCTGTCCTGAACGGCCTCTGTGGCGCCATGGAACCCATATGTGGTCAAGCTTACGGAGCCAAAAACTTTAAACTCCTTCACAAGACCCTTCTCATGGCAATCTTCTTATTACTACTTACCACACTACCTATAACTTTCTTGTGGCTCAACGTTGATAAAATTCTCATTTATTTTGGCCAACAAAAAGACATTTCAATTGTGGCAAAGACCTATCTCTTCTATCTCCTTCCTGATTTGGTAATCACTTCATTTCTATGTCCACTCAAAGCCTACTTGAGTTCACAGAGTATAACTGTTCCTATAATGTTTAGCTCGGCTCTAGCTCTAGCTGTTCACATTCCTATCAATATATTTCTCGCAAAAGTTAAGGGTCTTGAGGGAGTTTCGATGGCAATTTGGATCACTGATCTCATGGTAGTGATTCTACTTGCCTTATATGTGTTTGTAATGGAAAATAGTAGAGAGAGAGGGTGGAAGGAAGGTGGGTGGTGTGAACAAAGCATTAGTGACTGGCTAAGGTTGATCAAGCTCTGCGGACCTTGTTGCCTTACCGCCTGCCTTGAATGGTGGTGTTATGAGATTTTAGTCTTGCTCACAGGGAGGCTAGGGAATGCAAAGCAAGCTGTTGGAGTGTTAGCAATTGTGCTAAACTTTGATTACTTGCTTTACTCTGTGATGTTATCATTGGCAACATGTGCATCCACCCGTGTGTCGAATGAGCTTGGCGCAAACCATGCCGGTCCTGCATACCAGTCGGCATATGTGTCTCTGGGAGTGAGCATCGTAGCCGGTTGCATAGGTGGTGCGGTGATGGTAGCAGCCAGAGGAATATGGGGGCCTCTGTTTAGCCATGATAAGGGGACCATAAGATGTGTAAAGAAGATGATGTTGCTAATGGCTTTGGTGGAAGTAGTGAATTTTCCATTAGCAGTATGTGGAGGAATTGTCCGGGGAACAGCTAGGCCATGGTTGGGTATGTATGCCAACCTTGGTGGGTTCTACCTTCTAGCTTTACCCTTAGGTGTGCTTTTAGCCTTCAAGGCCGCACTTGGACTTGGTGGGCTGTTGATTGGTTTCTTTTTGGGAATGGTAGCTTGCTTGGTTTTACTACTGGTCTTTGTCATAAGGATCGACTGGGATGAAGAAGCGGGCAAGGCACAATTACTAGCACGTGATGTGGACATTGTTAAGGAAGATGAAAACCACTCAATTGTAGAGACAGGTAAAACTGCCCAAGTCTGA